Part of the Spinacia oleracea cultivar Varoflay chromosome 5, BTI_SOV_V1, whole genome shotgun sequence genome, ttgttTTCTTCCCGTGCACTCTAGACGCACAACTTAAGGAGTAAGGACTCATAACTAACCTATTTGATGTTAGTGTTAACTGTCTTTTTGCGCCTTTTCACTGTGGTATTACAGTATGCATCGAGGGCTGTGTTTGATTATTGCAAAATAAAGTTATCTGATTTAATGGAGTAATTTACTAATTTTATGCAAATTTTGTTCTGATTACTATAGACGTGGCTTTGTCTTTTGTTCTTGACACATGCCCTTTGAACATATACTTGCAGGAACATTCTTCTAGAGCAGCTATCTAGAATACCTCATGCGCCAAGCGTTCCATTCCAGACAACTCCTTCCGTGACAAAGCCGCCAGAAGAAGAGGTCCGCAACTCTGACagtgatttttatttttctcattTAGGTATTTTTAAGTATTGTCCCCAAaatgttttgattttgatcatTTGTGAGGTTGTATTGGTACAGGAGGAAGACGATAAGGATGAAAGACCAAAACCTCGCATCTGGAATGGGGAGGATGATTTTGATACTGATCCCGAGGACCTTATGACCCCGAGTAAATCTGAGGACGATATGTAGAAAGTGATGGCAGAAGGTAAGTCTTAAACTCTTATGCTTGATGTATCGTTAATTTTGTTCCCATACTTAATTGTCATTCCAGTAATCCAGTGTTTTAACACCATCCCGTTGCCCATCAGACATAAAAATCAGCTAGAGGGAAAATATCGAGATCGATCCTTATGAGTCATGATATCCATATTTCATTGAGTGGTTCTCCATTATTATGACTTTATGAGAATATGAGATATACTCATGTACCCACCTCCATTACTGCTACCTCTAGCTGAGTGTCCATGATTTTTAATTCAGGAATTTCAGGGAGGAGTTTTCTGACAGAAACCTTGAACCACTTCTTGATATTATAAGAAATGGAGGTCTGATGACATAATGGTAATAAATGTCCATAGTTTATTCTTTTAGCTATGTCTAAATGAGCGCAGTGAAATGCAATGCATGATTGTGAAATACTCGGATTTTACTTGCTACTCCAGGTGGGAGCATATTGATTTTTGACATTGTGAAACCTGTTCTTTCTTTTCAAGGCTGTGTGCTCTTCCTTCCGTTTCTTGTCCGACTGTATCATTAACAAACAAAAGCCTCTTCATGAAGGAGATTGACATGCTCTCTTCCCTTAAGTTCTAATGGTTCAAAATCTTCCTCCATCCCGGATTTAAGTTAAATACTAGTGGCTATCCCAAATTCAAAACATATCTTTACAGTGAATTTCCGAAGTTGCACCTCACACCTACCCACCCACTGAACTGTTTCTCTGCTTATTCTTCGTGCCATTTTTTGTGTCAGCTTAAAAACGGGACAAAGGGAATTTTAtgaagctttttttttttttgcacccTCCGGTTTCGATAACTAGAAGTTTAATAATGATCTGAATTGCTCACAAAAGGCTTTCAATTGCGTATTTTCTTTGAGCTGCACCAAAACAACTGGCTCTTGTGATAGAGGCTAAAATAATTTACTTTTCTGCAACTGTATGTGCAGATAGCACCCCGGATGTGGAGGTGTGAGCGCAACTCTTAAGCGGCATTGGAGTGTTTGATTGCATGGCTTGACCGAGAATTGAGAATAGGAACCTTATAACATACACCAGATTATCAGACAATCCCTAAATATGGGAGCTTACTCGACAATAGGGAGTCAATATTTTGTCAATTACTCTGTTATTCAGTTGTAATTAGTCTCTGTGCATCTTGTTTTGGAATGGAAAGAAATGAGTCTGTGAAACCTTAATCGTTGGCAAAACTGCCTTCTTTTTTGGACGAAAAGATTAGCCAATTCTTGTATCTTTCTCAATGGGAGATTCTTGTTATCTgcctactagtcttatatgcacgcataTAGATTATATAAGCTAATCATAATAAATACTATGCAAGAAAAATTGTACAAGAAGTTCATGTGAAGAAAAATTAGATACAATCTCTACAACCCCTGCTATAATATAAGCATTGGTTATGTTAGCCCAATTCTAGGATTCAAACATGAGAGTGGTAAAAGATAAAGTAAGAAATACATGGAAGCTAATCCTTCAGAGAGGACCTATCGTAAGTGAATAACTCAATATCATGTGCTAAGTTTCCTAGAGAATTTCTCGGCCTCTTAAAAATCAAAGAATTAATAAAATTCATGGGCTATAGTAGCTGCAAATTTTTTCATGTTTTACCGTTTCAGATTTTTCCCGCAACAATCTACATGTTTTTCATTTGGACGGTGAAGTTTCAATTGCTACAGAAAATACAAAATGGGTCAGAAATGTGATGTTAATTAGCAGCAATAATATTGAACATACGTTTGTTTATAATAGTTAAAAATCAAGCAAACAGACACTTCTTGTCAGAACTAATTTTTGCTACATAAATAAGCTCCCAAATTTAACTATTTCTTCCTTATGCAATATCTAAAGATTCATAGAAATTGATTCATACGCCATAACCCGATCATAGCCCATTAACTCCTTAACTTCATTTACTAAAACATCACAAAAGGTGAATAAGAATGTACAAAGTAAACAGAAAGGCAAAGCCAAGCTAGACACGATTTATATCAAGAAATGGGCTTCTGCATTTAAGAAACTATCCATGATATGAGCAATGCCAATCAAATACATACAATAGAAGTATCATGTGGCAAAGGCCTAGAATTCTCTCAGTAACTTTTCTCAGTCTCTCTACCAGCAGATAATCAAAAGATCAAGCAGAAAGTAGTCTAGGGCAAGCCAAAGGGCAACGTAATGAAGAGCAAGAAGCCATGGAACATTGACAGGCACAAAGCTTAACTAAACAATGCAAAATCGTAACTAAATATAGCAATGCATTAGCTGAAGAAAGATAATGTATAATTTGCAGTCACAATCTATACCAATTATCAAGAGAACAAACATATTGAacaattgaaaaaacaaacatactGAAAGTTCCAGTTGAGAAACAAACCAAGTACTGAAGAAAAAAATCCGGCGATAACTTCTTTAGGCGCGCAACGCAAATGCCACACTCAAATCATCCAAAGTAATTGTCATGCCCATACCCAACATAGTTATAGTCAAGCCCCATATAGACATCTGTGGACTGACCCAACTGAAAGCACTCGACTTCATAAGCTCCATTAAGCATCCTAGAGCAACCCATACCGAAAATACCGTCGACAGCGTGTCGCTGACAGCTTCAACGAACGCCCTGACCTTTGATTTTCTCCCTGCACTCAAATTGCTCGACGAATTGCTACTGAAAAGCCGAGTGCAAATATTcacaattatttaaaaaaaggaatttttgtcagaaaggaccttttaaaatcaaaaaattgtgacaaaggaccttttaaaaaaaaagttgtgaggtAGGACCTAAATCAgaatttttgttgtgaatagggACCAAGACCCCTTTTCCGGTAGTCAAACCACATTCTCCGGCGTTGACTAGCGCGTGCGTCGCACGTGCGCCCATAAAAACGACTTATTAATTATTTCCCCCCTAATTACCTATACAAAACCTTAAAAAAaactctcttctctctcctcgttGCTTCTTCTTCCTCGACATTACCTGCACTTTGCTTCTGGAAAAAGAAAATTCGGTACTTCctaaacaaaattcaaaaaactcCATTCCCATACTTCAACTCCCATACTCAACTAAAAAATCCGACCACCTTGCACTAATGCCTAAAGCCATCTGCAACCCTGCTAGACCGTGTAACTCAAACAAACGCAACCACCAGCACCACCGGCCTGAAGAGGATTAACACTCGAGTTGCCGTCGTTGCCGCCTCCGAAGGGCCCAACAACCCTCTAGTATGGTCTAAAACCAACCAATTACGGTCTGAAAATAAATTTAGCTTATGAACCCTAATTTTGAAAGTTACGAAATTGGAGAAATTGGACCAAAACAATTAGGGATTTTACTCTTACCCGGTACGAATTGCAACGAAAATCAAGGGGAAgcaatgaattttattttccaTAAGCAATATGCAATGGAttgatgaagaagatgaagaagctaTGAGAAGGTAATGTGGAGGAACAGAGCaacaaaggagagagaaaaggggatttttaattttagattttcggTAGGCATGCAAGGGGGAATTGGAGGggaaaattttagatttttaatttttaaaaaatcgtTTTTATGGGGCACGTGCGTGGCACGTGCTGGTCAACGCCGGAGAATATGGTTTGACTACCGGAAAATGGTTCTTGGTccctattcacaacaaaaattcTGATTTAGGTCCTacctcacaactttttttttaaaaggtcctttgtcacaattttttgattataaaaggtcatttctgacaaaaattccttaaaaaaaatgtgaatttCCTTGAAAGAATtaaattttccttttatttatcACTACCCAACTAACTAGGCTGTTTCCGGTAACTGCAAAACAAGGGTCAGATAGTGTTTCATTTGAGCTGCTTGTGCGCGTTGTCGATCAAGAGGGGCACAAAACAGAGAGAGCCAGAGAACCTCAAAATCCATGAAAACAGTCCTCCCaagcttttctctctctcctcaaatccCTCCAATCACCCCTTACCCACTTCAATTCTCCcaccactctctctcctccattcccAAAAATctaaactttctctctcctaaacccCTCTTTTCCCGCCCAATTACAATCACAAAACCCTTATCCTCAAAATCCGACAAAACCCACCATTCATCTCCTCCTTCAAACACTCAAGAAGATGGAATCCCCATTGATCATGTCAAAACTCTCGTCAAATTCAAGTCTCGTTATAATTACATCAGGGTTCTAGAAGTTTCCAGAAGGGCCGACCACCCTTTTAGGGGCTCAAGACTCCTCCTTCTAGATGGTCCTGGAAACATCCATAGCATCAGTTTCCTGTTTAGAACACTaacagatacttactttgatgTTTTTGGGACATTACCCCCAATCATACCACCTGGCCCAATTGGGGTTCTTGGTTTTGGGGCAGGTTCAGCTGCAAAAATCTTATTGGAGTTGTACCCGCAAGTTGTAGTTCATGGTTGGGAGATTGATCCTGCTGTAATTGATGTTGGGAGGGAGTATTTCGGGCTTTCAAAGCTCGAAAAACAATACCCAGAAAGGCTTTTTATCTACAATGGTGATGCATTGAAGGCTAGTGTAAGAGATAGGTTTTCTGGGATATTGGTTGATTTGTTTAGTGAAGGGAGTTTGATACCTGAGCTTCAGGACCCTTTGACATGGAAAAGGTTGAAGAATAGCTTGAGGAAAGGTGGAAGGATTATGGTTAATGTGGGAGGAAGTTGTGTTGAGGCCGAGGATTCGAGGAGAGACGGGAAATTGATTATGAAGGAGTCTTTGAAGGCAATGTATGAGGTTTTCCCTAATCAATTGTATGTGTTGAACCTTGGGAATAAGAAAGATGATAGTTCACTTGCACTTACAGGTGGTTTTCCAGATTTGATTGCTTGGAAGAAGGTGATGCCTAAGTCTTTGAGGGGTTATGTTGATATGTGGACTCCTGTTGGTGGATAGTTTTTTGTATGATATGATTCAATCTTTTTGATTTAGGAAGGAATCACTTGGAACAGTTCAGTATTAGTGTCAATTTTTCGCGGTCATGGATATGTTAATACAACCCTTGGCAAATGAAGTTGGTAGGAAATTGGGAGTTCAAGAACACTGCTTTTGGATGATGCAATTGCACCTTCAACTGTTGTTAGGTCTAATACTGAATGAAGGCTGAAAATGCTCAATCTCTGGTTAGGTATATCTCTTTTGCGTTACATTAGCAATTTAGCATTATCAAGTATGCctgttttttcttcttcttatgTTCTTATTTGTCACAACATATATTGTCTTAATTAGGTATATTGATATCTGGCTAGTCAAGTAGTAATTAGTTTTACGTTCGGTCATGGGTCTGGTAATGATTTGAAGTGCCCAagatgttgtttggttgacatgaaaAACTATGGGAAGTAATAAGTATAACTATTAGGAAGTGGAATGTTGTGATGTTGTTTGGTTTGCAATAACATGGGAAGTCACATTTTGTAGCTAGCTCAAAATGCTAACTCAGGTAAAATGCTATAATCTATTGGTGCTTGGTTGGAGCATGGAGACATGAGTGCATGTGCATCTCAAGATGTAGAATTATTGAATATTAATGAAAAATGCTAAGCTGCATTAGAATACACTGTATATTTCCAATTTTCCATTGCGGTGTCATCTTTTGTTAAGTTGGGAACTTAAATTTGTAGTCAAATTGAATCTGTCAAATTGAATACACTGATTTGAAATGCTAAATTGAATCTGTCTATTGGGAGCATTCTGGATTTGAATTGCAGAATGTTGTTTTGATCCTCTTTGGTTTAAGTACATTGAATAGTAAACTGTTTTGtctcaaaaatttaattttcgcTAAAGTACTAGAAATTCAACCATTTCTTGAGCCAGAAGTACTTTTATCGAATAACGTAGAAGCTGCTATGTACTTAAGCTTGAACAGCTGCATTAGCATTACACATTAccttaattttttatttgagcTTGAGTGGCTTGTTAACTATGCTCCTTGCTT contains:
- the LOC110792548 gene encoding uncharacterized protein translates to MKTVLPSFSLSPQIPPITPYPLQFSHHSLSSIPKNLNFLSPKPLFSRPITITKPLSSKSDKTHHSSPPSNTQEDGIPIDHVKTLVKFKSRYNYIRVLEVSRRADHPFRGSRLLLLDGPGNIHSISFLFRTLTDTYFDVFGTLPPIIPPGPIGVLGFGAGSAAKILLELYPQVVVHGWEIDPAVIDVGREYFGLSKLEKQYPERLFIYNGDALKASVRDRFSGILVDLFSEGSLIPELQDPLTWKRLKNSLRKGGRIMVNVGGSCVEAEDSRRDGKLIMKESLKAMYEVFPNQLYVLNLGNKKDDSSLALTGGFPDLIAWKKEGITWNSSVLVSIFRGHGYVNTTLGK